Genomic DNA from Hordeum vulgare subsp. vulgare chromosome 2H, MorexV3_pseudomolecules_assembly, whole genome shotgun sequence:
GGTGGTAAAGGCCGAGATGTGGACGTGACAAACTGACAACCATGCCAAAGCTGTCTCTGATCTTATCAGCTCAATTACAGAGTACAGAGTGCATGGCCATTGCCGGATCGTCGTGTGTGCCAACAACTCACCGGATACATTGCATTGCACGTATGCACTGCACCGGCAGGCCGGCGGCCAGTGGCACTCCATAAACGTTGCCGGTCGGCACAGCCCTGGCAAGTGGCACCGtaggtacgtacgtacgtacgtgctgGACCAGGCTAGTTTCGGCGGGCAGGACCAACTACAAGTAGCCGACCAGGAGACCAGTGCCCATGCACACGTAGTAGCAGTGAACTTGCCACACTCTCCGTCGCCCATCGGCTGCTGGACCGCGCCCGGCCCCGGCCCCGGCCAGCAACTACCGTCCGGAGTACCAAACCGGCCATGTTCGCCGCCAGAACGGACCAGGTCGCCGGGACCTGCCGTGgtactccgccgccgccgccgtcgccgcccacaTTTTTCTTGTCTTCCTTTCGACGCTTCGAGACGGAGAGGTTAAGATAAGCATGGCCACCCGCGCCCACTGCCTCGGCGGCACACCAACCCCGATCGCACATGGGATCGATCGGTGGGGGCATCACCACGCCGCGGCGCGCATCGTTGATCGATCGTGCCGAGCAGGGCGAGGCAGCGCGCTCTCGGGCATTCTTACATAGCAGGTGCTGGTCGGCGGCCTCGGCAAGGTGCGGTTGGCGGCTCCGACGATGGGCTTTTTCGACTGCGAGCTGGCTCGGTGGTAGTGCAAGGTGGGCGCTGTTGTGAAATGATGTGCGGATGAGGTGGTGTCGGGGGCTTGGGTGAAAACCCTGTCTGGGTTGTGGCCCTGACCAGCGATGGCCGTGGCCGTGGCCGTCGCTTATCTTTTTGAAGGCATCGTTGTGCTGCTGTCGCACACCTTCGATGACCGTCCGACCCTGATTGTTGCAGCTTCACGAAAAATCCTAGATCATGTTTGATCGAACGTTGGTGGCGTCTTGGTGTCGTTCACCTTCTCGAGACTTCGTTTTTGGAACTAGATGTTGGCGAGTGAGACCAGTGGAAGACATGACTGAGATGTTGGCGACGAGActtcgatgacaatgatgacgggACGAGCAATCTTGGGGACGTGGTTATGGTTCATGTAGTCGGCTGTTCTCCGACATGTTTGCGGGATTTCCTCGGCTAGTTTGTTGTTGTGAAATCAAAGCTACGGTGGCGGATCCCCGATGGTATACGGTGTCAGGAAACATGTGGTTCGTTCGATGATCTTCTACGACATCATCCGTACCTAGCTTTCCTTCATGGTTCTCCATCAGAATCAAAGTTGTGATGTATGGTCGCATATGACTGGGCCTAGCGCGGATCTTCATCTTCATACATCTTCACACGGCGGTGTAGGTTGTGGCGATGATCGCATACAACGAACTTCTACTAGTTTGCtgagggtttagatatgacgatgaCACCCCTAGAAGAGaaatgatgatgatgtcgtcTGCGTGCACTCTCGATGAGACCTTTTTTAGGATGGTATATGTGGGTACCGTTTGTGTCAATTAACAGTTGTGATGGTTTTGAAGTTGTTCTTCATAATTAACTGTGCGATTTAGTTTTGCTCACCTTTTTTCTAATTAACCaagcattttttttctttctaatgAATGTAAGATAAATgtcattttgatttattttttaaGAATAGCACAAAAGTTGATGGGCTCATCCATAGTGCTAAACGCGAGGGTATACCGCAACTGCGTGGCCTGCAATCCGCATGGCGATCTTCTGAAAGCCACAACCGCGGCAAGGATATACCGCACAGCGCGGCGCCAAAATCCGACGAGATATCGTCCCGGTCAGACGAGACGAGGCCAAAATCCCGGCCACATGCTGCAGCTGGGATCGGATCGACTGCCCGCCGGGCTGCAGACAGCGCCGGGCACATGCACCTCGGGCACCTGACCGTTCATCGGCTCGAGACCAGACGATTCTCTTCCATCGTAGGCTCTCCCCGACCACGCAAACCCCGACCATGTCCATGTGAGCCTGCGTAACGCCCGTAATTTTGCGAGTACGTATGGTGCAGCACTGTGCATGGTGTTTTTTGTCTAATTCTGGAGCCtttttgcttttcttttgatgATTGGCGGCGGCAAGCAACAGTGAGCGCGGTATTGAAAAGTTTTGCGATATCGAAAAGCCAGGATCGGGTAGACGCCCAGACGGTGCCTCGTGATCCGCACTTTTGTACCGGGTTCAGAGTGCTCAGGGGATGGCGGCCGTACGTGCATGTGAGAAGCGCAAACATATTGCTCGTTTTTCAACTTTCACCAGGACATGATTTTGACTAGAAATGTGTGGCTCAAAATGTGAATAAAAACTATAGGGGAAATATATGAATGTTAAATGGAAGAACAAAGGCCCATCCCCTTCACACAGCTCAGATTATTTGATCCGGGCCAACTGGGTCGATGACGAACCAAGTCCCAACATTTCCAGCATCATCATCCTATAAAacccgccacccctccctccccgaGAAGCCAGCCAGCTCCACTCCACCAACTCGTCCTCCCACGCTCCAAGCTCCACTAACCCACCACCAGCAGCTCAGCTCCACAAATACCGATGGCGAAATGCAGCAAGATCCGCGACATCGTGTGGCTCCGGCAGACCCTGCGGAGGTGGCGGTCACGCGCCGCGGCGCGCGTGGCCGAGGGCGGCGCGGCGTCGGCGGCAGTGCCGGCGGGGCACGTGGTGGTGTGCGTGGGCGGGGCCTCGCGGCGGTTCGTGGTGCGGGCGGCGCACCTGAACCACCCCGTGTTCCTGGAGCTGCTCCGGCAGGCGGAGGAGGAGTACGGGTTCCGGACCGGCGCGTGCGGCCCCGTCGCGCTCCCCTGCTGCGACGAGGACCGCTTCCGGGACGTCCTCCGCCGCGTCTCCTCCGAGGAGCGCCGCTGCCGTTTGTTCGGCTGCCGCGTGCCGGCGGCCAGCGCCCGCGACGTCGCGACGCGGCCGTTGCtgcagcgggcggcggcggaggagctcGTGTGGTGACGGATCGATGGAAGCAGCACGCGTAGCCCATTCGGCGTACGTGCTCTGCTCTGGCCGTGGTGACTTGACTCCGGTGGCAGCAGCGGTGGCACTGGCAGCAGCAACTGGTCTTCCGGACGCGGGAACGGCGACAGCGTGCCGTGGCCGAGTAGACAGCGCCCGCCAGCCCGCGCGCATGGCAGGCGCCTCGGATTGAAGGGCGTGTCCAGTGGCCGGTCAAGTGCCCGGCCGCGCCGCGCGTGAGGAACTGATGCCGGCCGGCGGGCGGGCTTGGGGCCAGCTCTGTGCTGCTTGACTGTAGTTTACAAAACTTGTACAGTGATTAGTTACATACTCCGGCTGTACAGGGAGTATATGATACGAAATCTCTGGCTGTTCGTAATTGGTAACGCTCCTTTGCAGGTTATACATTCGTTCTGTTGTCGCCTGTCATGTGTTCATGACGTTGACGCAGCCAAACTTAGTGGCCTTGGTGCTCTCAATGGGTGCCATTGGTTTTAATACAATCGCCTTCTGCTAATTCTTAGTCGATTGAGAATTTTTTATTTGGTTTTTATGAACTCTAGAAATATACTTCCTCCAttcgtaaatataagtctttttaaaagtTTCACTACACACTATATACGGACGTATCTAGACATACTTCAGAGggtaaattcattcattttgcttcgtatgtagtctttaaTGAAGTCTAAcatagacttatatttaaaaacggagggagtgctTTATTGATTTTTGCATCGGGAGAGCGCTGCGTAACTCTCTTGTGTTGCCCCCGTGTCGCCTTGCCCGGGAAGCACTAGGGAACAATAAGCCGCCGCCGCAAGGCCTTCACCCCCTGCACCCTCGCATCGCCGTTGTCGGAGGGGTCGTCCGCTAACCCGTGCGTGCCCCACAGATGGTGGCGGTGGGGCATTTCCTCTGTCCGCGACGCTGTGGCGCGAGGGTTGCGTCCTCGCGTGGATCTGGGCGCGCTCATCTCTGGGACGACGGCTCCATTCGTGGCTGCGGGGGAGGTCCTCGACGCGTGCTGCGGTGCTGTCATGGTGGGTGCGTGGCGCTTCGGACATCCTCGTCCTGCTCGCGGCGATAGCGGACCGACCAGTTCTGCGGTGTTACAGTGGCTCCCGGCGGCGCGGCCGCTCCCGTCTGCGCAGTGGCGACGAGATCTCGCGGTGGGGAGGGTCTCGTCCCCTTGTGCAACGTGGAACGGCGGCGTCTTGCCGTTGGTCGGCTCCCAGGTAGCGCCTACAACGGGTGGCGGTCGCGGTGGCGCCGTCGGTAGGGTGCGGGGCTGCGGTCCGGCGGCTCCTCCCCGGCGTGTCGGGGCGGGGCGACGACCCCCCTCTCCTGCCTTGAGTCTTTCTCCGCGCGGGTCGACTGCTCGTCGGCCTTTGGTGGCTG
This window encodes:
- the LOC123430956 gene encoding indole-3-acetic acid-induced protein ARG7-like, whose translation is MAKCSKIRDIVWLRQTLRRWRSRAAARVAEGGAASAAVPAGHVVVCVGGASRRFVVRAAHLNHPVFLELLRQAEEEYGFRTGACGPVALPCCDEDRFRDVLRRVSSEERRCRLFGCRVPAASARDVATRPLLQRAAAEELVW